The following is a genomic window from Cryptococcus decagattii chromosome 2, complete sequence.
CCGATGAGATGCCAACGCCGTGTACCAGTACCTGAAGACTCTTCAGATTCTCCTGGTGCTCAACCACATATGTCACATTATTTTGGTCTGATTCATCAGCTTTATGTTCCTCGATTGAAGCTTTGGATCTTATTCACCTGTGGAGAATGTGGATTTTAATCCCAAATGTACACTACCCTTCCTCACCACTCCTGTGATCTTGGACACAACCCTCCGAttcccttctccctcaGAATTTGacttttctcttttttccaCTGATCCTCCGACATTTGCTTCACTCTGTGATATTGGAGGTCGACTTGAGGCAAGAAAATCCTTCACAGTAACGATCTCCATTGGGTCTTTCTCTCCGCCGGCTTCCATAGTGTCGTCCCTTTTGGAGATATGAGGTACAGGCTCCTGATCATGTAACCTCCCAGCGGAAGAATCCTCCACGAGCTGGTTGACGAAAGCGGACCGGTTTTCAGCCAACTTGCCCTCTGAAGTGAGCGGGGAATTTTGACATGACAGTCCAGTTGTCTGGGTATGAGTAACGAGCGCGCTAATGAGAGCTTGTTTCTGTTGTTCGTGGAATTCAGCTTTTTAGTAATACATTCAAAGAGAAAGGCTACCTTGGGGAGACGGGCAGCGCTTCGATCTTCTGCTAACGCAATAGCATCTTGATTGTCCAACCGCCGATCTGCGGATTGTTCAATAAGGTCTCGCAGAAAATGATCTCTCTGCCCATCGGCTCAGCCAAATTTTCTAAGGAGAGAAAATCATACTGACGTCTTTCAATTCTCTCGCATTGGCAAGTTCGATATCGATAGGACCTATCTCGCTATCCTGAGACGAGAACCTTTGCTTTTCCGCCTGTTCTATCAATTGAGTAATAAATCTCTCTTTCTGAGTTTCATCAGTGCCTAATATTCTATTAAAAATGTTTGGAAAGACTCACGCTCCGAGACTGTGAGGTGCTGAAGTCAGCCCTCTGACCTTCCATTTgttctctcttcctccttacATCCTGCAATTGGCGCCAGATCTCGTCCAactctttcatcttttgttcttcatccacTCTTTCATCTGCCTTCACATCCGCGACCTCATTATTTCGATCATGTCGCCCCTCTGCAGACGAAGGGGCCTGCGGTCGTAGCTCAACTCTTTGATTCGATAGTTGCGGAGATACACCATACAGCCGTTCAATAGCAGATGTCACAGCTTCCAGTTCATTGAGCATCTTTTCTCTATTTGCAGATGTTTGAGTTCTGGAAGGCccaagagaagagggagatCTAGAATTGTCTTTGAGCTTGGGCAAATCGGCCGACTTTGCCGCGGACGCGGAAGATGTATCTGGGTTGACTTCCGAGTATTGCGGTAGCTCGTGATTACCGTCATTATAGGTCTCATAACTTGGAGGTGAAGTTTCTCTGTTTCCTGCTGACTGTTGATGCCGCTGACGAGAAAGTTCAACAATAGCCATACTTAGAGTCTCTAATCGCGCCCAAACAAGCTCCAGCCTCACCATTCTCGTCTCTGCGGGCGAGGCAACAACATCTGAATACGTCCCTATGATTGGGGTTTGAGGTCGAGAAGCCACACGCACCGTTTGAAGCCTATCCAATTGGGTTGTGAGGTTTTCTAAAGACGCAATCTCCCCGCTGACTACTTCCTCTCCGCGCTCTTCTTGTAAAGCCGGTCCAGTTGGGGATGGAGTAAGACCCTCGAGCTCATAAGTCGCCTCTAACAATTCCATTAAAGCTTGTGCAAGCTGACCATCCGGATCAGCAGCCAAGCTTGGATCCCAATCAACGTCACCGTTCTGTGCCGGATGATCTGGAAGTAAGGCTGAAAGAGCATCGATACATGATCTCTGCACAGAGCGGAGGCGTTTGATGACAAGCTTCatgaagatggaaggatTGTGTCAGCCTTCTATACAGTATAGAAATGTCCCTATCAAATCATTTCCAGAGAGCGCCAGGCACTTACGATCTGATCTGATTCTACTCTCGAGTCTGCAGAACTTGATGCGTTCTTTGAAAGGAGATGTAAAGGAAATGGCTCTGGCGGAGGGGGAAGGTCGTTCACGAGTGAGTTTTCCGAATTTGATAGAAAATTGTCGTTCTGACGTTGGCCGTCGACTGGACGAATGGCTTCCATTCCTTTGTGGGCCCTGAATAAGGGCTTGAGGGATGAAGGAGTAGTAATGCGATTTCGGGTTTCTGACACAAAAAAAATGTATTCGTTGTTCGTTGGCTTTGATACACTATACCACAGCCTGCAATAACGATGGCAacggaggatggaagatgaaaaggaaaggaaaggaataAAGATAGAGATAGAGAATAAGAGATGATGTTTGTGGATGAAAGACAGtaaggaaggaggatgttgCACAAAAACACAATCGAATTCCTCCGGTGCCCCGCAGCGGACATCTCGCACGGGCCTTTTGTTCAGTCAAAGTCAAATATTTTTCAATGTATTTAACGGAGGAACACTTTCAACTGTCATCATAGAACCCATCCCTTGCCATTGCAGCCATGTACCAACATAATAGAATGAATGAATGAATGCATCAACTACCCAGAAAAAACATCCTCCGTTTAAGCGTCGGTAGGAGCCAACATGACTGAAGTTGGACGCATCAGCAAAACGCACCATACCAAACCAAATATTATAATAACGACTTACGCTCAGGCCTGACCTTCTCGTCGAACTGCTCGGAAGTGAGCTTGCCAAGGGCAAGAGTGGACTCCTTGAGGGTAAGACCCTCCTTGTGAGCCTTCTTGGCAATAGCGGCGACATCTGTTACAACCATTGCACATCAGCATGACTCTGGTTATAATCATGGGGAAAAAAGACACACCATCGTAACCCAGAGTGCTGTTCAAGCAGGTAGCCAACATCAAACTCTCGTTCATAATCTTCTTAATCTTATCTTCGTTCGCCTTGATACCGACGACACAGTTCTTGGTGAAGCTCCTGGCACCATCAGACAAGAGTCGGATGGACTGCAAGAGGTTCTTGATGAGAACGGGCTTGAAAACGTTAAGCTCAAACTGGCCGTATGATCCGGCAACGGAGATAGTGGTGTTGTTACCCATGACCTGGGCAGCAACCATGGTGAGGGCCTCACACTGGGTGGGGTTGACCCTAGACGGGAAAAAGAATAAAGTGATCAGTCTCTGAAGCTGTGTGCAGAGCAGTTGTACTCACTTGCCGGGCATGATGGAAGATCCAGGCTCGTTCTCGGGCAACTCGAGTTCACCGAGACCGCATCGAGGACCAGATCCGAGGTACCTGATATCGTTGGCAATCTTCATGAAGCTGACAGCGACAACGTTGAGGGCACCGGAGGCCTCGACGATAGCGTCGTGAGCGGCAAGGGCCTCAAACTAATTGAATTGCCATGTTAGCAAGGCGAAGGAAAAGATATAAAGATCTTACCTTGTTAGGAGCAGTGATAAATTCGTAGCCGGTGATCTTGGAGATCTCAGCAGCAACCTTCTCGTCAAAGCCCTTTCTGGTGTTCAAACCAGTACCGACAGCGGTACCACCCTGGGCCAGCATGCTCAAGTTCTTCAAAGTGGCCTCAACACGGCCGATACCCCTCTCAACCTGGGTGACATAACCAGAGAACTCCTGACCAAGAGTCAAGGGGGTAGCGTCCTGCAAGTGAGTTCGACCGATCTTGATGATGTGCTCAAAAGCGTCCTGCTTGGCCTTAAGGGCAGCGTGAAGCTCCTTCATCGCGGGAAGAAGCTGCTCGTTGATCTCAACGACGGCAGCAATGTGCATAGCGGTGGGGAAACTATGGCCAATCAGCATGAAGAACGACCTATGGCCCGCATGGAAAATAACTTACGTGTCGTTGGAAGACTGGCTCATGTTAACATGGTCGTTGGGGTGAACGGGCTTCTTGCTACCAAGCTCACCACCCATCATCTCGATGGCCCTGTTGGAAATGACCTCGTTCACATTCATGTTGGTCTGGGTGCCGGAACCAGTCTGGAAGACGACGAGAGGGAATTCGTCGATGAGCTTGCCAGAGATGACTTCGTCAGCGGCCTTCTGGATGTTCGCGGCAACATCGGCGGGAAGGCCATAGGTCTGGTTAACAGTAGCGGCGGCCTTCTTGAGGACACCGAAAGCCTTAATAAGGGGTGGGGGCATTCGCTCGGTGGGACCGCCTGAGCTCGCTTAGCTATTATTCCCCCCACGGAACACCCAAAGAGACGTACCGATGTCGAAATTGATCAAACTTCGCTGAGTCTGGGCACCCCAGTACCTGTCAGCGGGAACCTGGAGGTCACCAAAGGtgtccttctcctttctgAACTTTTGCTCTGCCATGATGTATgaagtggaagagaatgCGCGAGAAGCAACAGAGACACGGGGAAGAGTGCGAGTGAGCTGGGAGGAGTGAGCTAAAGGTGtggatgaaagaagagaaggaaggcTTACTCTGAGTGATCGGGAGAGCATCTGGGTGATTTTGGGACTGGAATGTCTTTTGTGGGAGTCGTCACGAGCCGCCGGTCTTTAATAAAAGAACAGCAGGcccctctcctcctcccggATTTCTTCGGCCACATTTCGGACACGGCTGACGTGGTTTGAAGCGGTCACGTGACGTTGACTGGAATTTCATTTATGCACGCGTCGCGACTGACCTGCTTCGTGCCTGCCCGCTCTTCATAAATCGGCGCGTAATAGAAACCATCAATTCTCTCCCATCTTTACCTTTTCTTTCTATAATCCCTTATGTCTGCGAAGTGAGCAGCTAACAGGTCCATCTAATGAACAAGCTAACCCTTATACAGGCCCACTGTTCGCCGCACTTACGGCAAAGCTCCTCCACGCGCATCCTCACCCCTCTTCGACCCTTCATCACCTCCGCCCGCTCTTTCATCCACGTACCGTTCCTCTTCTCCGTCTTCCTACAGGCTGGACAGTCCACTAGGGagctctccaccacctcctATCCGCACAAGAGACAAAAACCCTCTGTTTTTGCCCAGcgaagatgatgacgacATGGACGAACGCGACGCGTCACAGCCAGAATCGAATTACAAGGGAAAGcaaaaggccaaggaaaaTCGCATtatggagaagaagaaggtaCAGTCATCGCTGAAGGGGTTCTTCACGTCTTTACCGAAGAAAAGACCACTTGAGCCCAGCATGACGGTTTCAGCTGTCAAGCCAAAGCAGCCAAATATTCTTGGTCTCTCTCGTCCAGTCACTATCGCGAACTTCCTCAAAACCCCACAACCTATAAATGCAAAAACAGGCGGCAGCGGTAGGGTCAAAACAAGATATATGGCACAAATGTATCTTACGCATCTCCCGCTTCTTCACACGTGTTCTACATGTGGCATGTCTTTTGTTCGCGGCGGTCCTGATGAAGGTTTTCACGCCACACACCATGCTAGAGTATTGCGTGGAATTCTATGGGAAGGTAtgaaaaagggagaaggtgaagggTGGAAAGTTATTCAGGAAGATGTTGAGTTTGGCGGCAAAGGGCGAGGCAGAATCATTGCTGTTGATGGAAGCTTTGGCGGAAATACGGTAGGTCGCTCTCATGTACCAACCGTGTGTGTCCAACCAGCATTTGTAGCTTGTGGAGATTCTATCCACAGTCGATCGTGTTCTTTCAGcccctcctctccctcctgcAATTCTCAACCGGTGTAAAGTCTTTGTTTTCCTCACTCAttctcctccccctcctccatcttcgtcaAAACGCGTCAAACTCGATCCCACAGACAATAAGCTAGGGAAAGATAAGGATAAGGAACGAGTCGTCAGTGTCGTAGTTGCCCAAGGAATCAAATGGGCTATGAAAGTGCtaaaggaaggagagatggaaaaggaaaagagcACGACTATTGAAAGTGGTGGATTTGGTAGTGTCACTTGCGAGTGAGTCATCGTTGTGTCTCAGGCTTGCTTTGATGCTGATGCACAGTCTCGCAGTCCTACACCACTGCCAACTCCTCTGGGTATCCACCGCCTTTACACAACCCCTTCTTACCGCTCATACTCATTATCATCTCGACTTCTCGATGTGGCGTGCGAACATACGGTTTATGGCTGCACGTTTGATCCGAGGAAAGGGGAAATTGCATTTAGCCAACCAACTGAGAGCGGACGTGGTGTTATGGAGCGATGGGGCGGGGGAGAAGTTAGGGTGTTTGTGGATGACGAAAGTCAGCTCTAAGAGTAATGGGAATCGCTGCAGTGCGGCTCTTGTTGGTTTATAATAGGGTTTTACTAGTGCGCATAGATTCGTGCTGGTAATAGTGGATATAATTTGAAAACATGCCTGCTGAGATGGCTTCCAGATGCATTCTACCAAATTGCTTTGTCTTTCGTGTTTCCGGTGCATCTATCATGATTTTCCCCTGAAAGTCTTCTGCTAGAATCCTCGGCACCCACCTTTAACGCAGTATCTAGAATGCTCCAGCTAGTCAGGGTTAGTAGAAGTAACGTCCGAGTGAATACAGTACGAAGAAAGAAATAAGAATAGGTATGTATTAATAATGATATAATGTACGTAATTAAGGACGGATGGCACAACCTCTAGTCAGGCATGCGAAACGGAATCAAAGGCTGTGCTTTTAGGCACCAGATGAGGAA
Proteins encoded in this region:
- a CDS encoding fumarate hydratase, mitochondrial, whose amino-acid sequence is MLSRSLRLTRTLPRVSVASRAFSSTSYIMAEQKFRKEKDTFGDLQVPADRYWGAQTQRSLINFDIGGPTERMPPPLIKAFGVLKKAAATVNQTYGLPADVAANIQKAADEVISGKLIDEFPLVVFQTGSGTQTNMNVNEVISNRAIEMMGGELGSKKPVHPNDHVNMSQSSNDTFPTAMHIAAVVEINEQLLPAMKELHAALKAKQDAFEHIIKIGRTHLQDATPLTLGQEFSGYVTQVERGIGRVEATLKNLSMLAQGGTAVGTGLNTRKGFDEKVAAEISKITGYEFITAPNKFEALAAHDAIVEASGALNVVAVSFMKIANDIRYLGSGPRCGLGELELPENEPGSSIMPGKVNPTQCEALTMVAAQVMGNNTTISVAGSYGQFELNVFKPVLIKNLLQSIRLLSDGARSFTKNCVVGIKANEDKIKKIMNESLMLATCLNSTLGYDDVAAIAKKAHKEGLTLKESTLALGKLTSEQFDEKVRPELMLAPTDA